One region of Flavobacterium sp. KACC 22763 genomic DNA includes:
- a CDS encoding GNAT family N-acetyltransferase, protein MKTIQDRGETAVFSSDEKVSDSYDFIIEEATIKHVFYINDICEETLLSAKARGTGISGRPPELLEKKIKEGEAIIAFAPDGKWAGFAFISSWENGRYVSNSGLIVAPEFRHTGLAKRIKRKTFELSRKKYPEALVFSLTTGLAVMKMNHDLGFEPVTYLELPNDELFWENCKSCINCPILLSKERKNCLCTAMLYDPKKSDANS, encoded by the coding sequence ATGAAAACCATTCAGGATAGGGGAGAAACAGCTGTTTTTTCTTCTGATGAGAAAGTTAGTGACTCGTATGATTTTATTATTGAAGAGGCAACGATTAAGCATGTTTTCTATATAAATGATATTTGTGAAGAGACATTATTATCTGCCAAAGCCCGTGGAACTGGGATTTCAGGGCGACCACCAGAATTACTCGAGAAAAAAATAAAAGAAGGAGAAGCTATTATTGCATTTGCGCCAGATGGAAAATGGGCAGGTTTTGCTTTTATTTCTTCTTGGGAAAACGGAAGATATGTTTCTAATTCTGGATTAATTGTTGCGCCTGAGTTTAGACACACTGGCTTAGCCAAAAGAATAAAAAGAAAAACCTTTGAACTTAGCCGTAAAAAATATCCAGAAGCACTTGTTTTTAGCCTAACAACAGGTCTTGCTGTGATGAAAATGAATCATGATCTTGGTTTTGAACCCGTAACCTATTTAGAATTGCCAAACGATGAACTTTTTTGGGAGAACTGCAAAAGCTGCATCAATTGCCCGATTTTATTAAGCAAGGAAAGAAAAAACTGTTTGTGTACTGCTATGCTATATGATCCAAAAAAATCTGACGCTAATAGTTAA
- a CDS encoding DoxX family protein, with product MISKNTDLGLLLLRLSTGGLMLFHGVSKLIHGISFLVENMGAFGYAVYIGEVLAPIAILLGFRTRIAAVLLAITCVVAVATAHAQEIFSISEHGGYALELLMLYLFGALALFFTGAGKYAVSKNNQWD from the coding sequence ATGATTTCAAAAAACACAGACCTTGGATTATTGCTTTTGCGTTTAAGTACCGGTGGCTTAATGCTTTTTCACGGTGTTTCTAAACTGATTCACGGAATTTCGTTCCTTGTAGAAAACATGGGCGCATTTGGATATGCAGTTTACATTGGCGAAGTTTTAGCTCCAATTGCTATTTTATTAGGATTCAGAACTAGAATTGCAGCAGTTCTTTTGGCAATAACTTGTGTTGTAGCAGTTGCGACAGCTCATGCTCAGGAGATTTTCTCAATTAGCGAGCACGGCGGTTATGCTTTAGAATTATTAATGCTTTATCTTTTTGGTGCTCTTGCATTGTTCTTTACTGGAGCGGGTAAATATGCCGTTTCTAAAAACAATCAGTGGGATTAA